A section of the Methanococcus vannielii SB genome encodes:
- a CDS encoding ribose-phosphate diphosphokinase produces MIIIPGPNSQNISKEISKLTNSELARVETKQFPDGELYVRIHSDVTGKDAVIIDTQNMQNDSIVRAILLCEALREEGVNSITLVLPYLAYARQDKKFNYGEPVSIKSLAKVYSSICDRIITINPHESHIKEFFTVPFISGNAIPKLAEHAGVKLEKPLVLSPDKGAVELAKSAAEVLNCEYDYLEKTRLSPTEIKIAPKNLDVNGKDVLIVDDIISTGGTMATAISMLIEQGARCVIAACVHPVLIGDAINKLHVGGAFEVVGTNTYPSEVSKVCVSTIIADILNKQ; encoded by the coding sequence ATGATTATAATCCCCGGCCCAAACTCGCAGAATATTTCTAAAGAAATATCAAAGCTTACAAATTCAGAACTTGCAAGGGTAGAAACAAAGCAATTTCCAGATGGTGAGCTATACGTTAGGATTCATAGTGATGTAACTGGAAAAGATGCAGTTATTATTGATACTCAAAACATGCAAAATGATTCAATAGTTAGGGCAATATTACTTTGTGAGGCTTTAAGGGAGGAAGGTGTAAATAGTATAACCTTAGTTTTACCGTATTTAGCATATGCTAGGCAGGACAAAAAATTCAACTACGGTGAACCAGTAAGCATAAAATCACTTGCAAAGGTTTATTCTAGTATTTGTGATAGAATTATTACGATAAATCCCCATGAATCCCATATAAAAGAGTTTTTTACTGTTCCGTTTATAAGTGGAAATGCAATTCCTAAACTGGCAGAGCATGCAGGTGTAAAATTGGAAAAACCACTGGTTTTATCTCCAGATAAAGGTGCCGTTGAATTAGCAAAAAGTGCTGCTGAAGTTTTAAACTGCGAATATGATTATCTTGAAAAAACGAGGCTTTCACCAACTGAAATAAAAATTGCACCAAAAAATTTAGATGTTAATGGAAAAGACGTTTTAATAGTAGATGATATTATTTCAACAGGCGGAACAATGGCAACTGCAATTTCAATGCTTATAGAACAAGGTGCAAGATGTGTAATTGCAGCTTGTGTTCATCCCGTATTAATTGGAGATGCAATAAATAAACTACACGTTGGAGGGGCTTTTGAAGTAGTTGGAACAAATACGTACCCTTCTGAAGTTTCAAAGGTTTGTGTATCTACTATTATTGCAGATATTTTGAATAAACAATAA
- the comD gene encoding sulfopyruvate decarboxylase subunit alpha has product MGPSKAVFNGLVESKIDFVTSVPCANLKDVLNYLDEDKNIQHIPVTREEEGIGVCAGAYLAGKKTAILMQNSGLGNSINAIGSLLKVYKIPMVFIISHRGDLKEKISAQIPMGQWTKKLLETVEIPYYCPKTPEEAFETIKYASELSVNMEYPVAVLLDALYWEIR; this is encoded by the coding sequence ATGGGCCCAAGTAAAGCCGTATTTAATGGACTAGTAGAATCAAAGATAGATTTCGTAACTAGTGTGCCTTGTGCAAATTTAAAAGATGTTTTAAATTATCTTGATGAAGATAAAAATATTCAGCATATACCTGTAACTCGTGAAGAAGAAGGGATTGGAGTTTGTGCGGGAGCATACCTTGCAGGTAAAAAAACTGCAATTTTAATGCAAAATTCAGGTCTTGGAAATTCGATAAATGCGATAGGCTCCCTTTTAAAGGTTTACAAAATTCCGATGGTATTCATAATAAGTCATAGGGGAGATTTAAAGGAAAAAATTTCGGCACAAATTCCGATGGGCCAATGGACGAAAAAACTCCTTGAAACCGTTGAAATTCCATACTATTGTCCAAAAACTCCTGAAGAAGCATTTGAAACGATAAAATATGCATCTGAACTTTCAGTAAATATGGAGTATCCTGTAGCAGTACTTTTGGATGCATTATACTGGGAAATTCGATAA
- a CDS encoding tRNA (N(6)-L-threonylcarbamoyladenosine(37)-C(2))-methylthiotransferase, translated as MKIYIEGYGCTLNTADTEIIKNSIKEFQNFEITTDLNDSDIIVVNTCIVRQETEHRMISRIEYFKSLNKKVVVAGCMAKALPKKIEYFSDCMVLPREAQNSGNILFKKFIENKEKTNFENNLSEKLNKLSSKGLISPMPISEGCLGNCSYCIVKKARGTLESYDRKLIVKKAMEFINSGTKCLLITAQDTACYGYDNNDNLSNLIDDISEIPEKFAMRIGMMHAKFAEPILDELVESFKSEKVVKFLHLPIQSGDNQVLKDMGRNYTVDEFISVLNEFKRKIKDLNFTTDVIVGFPSETEDAFNNTLEVLKKIKPDFTHGAKYSQRKYTKAALLKQVDTKIRKERSEILNELRRDLSYGNNKRHIGQTFEILVTKNNMGVTENSKNVIFKDNAKIGEFRKVKISDANTFGLLGKLLE; from the coding sequence TTGAAAATTTATATTGAAGGATACGGCTGTACTTTAAATACTGCCGATACCGAAATAATAAAAAATTCAATTAAGGAATTTCAAAATTTTGAAATAACAACTGATTTAAATGATTCTGATATTATTGTGGTAAATACCTGTATTGTGCGGCAAGAAACAGAGCACCGGATGATTTCACGAATAGAGTATTTCAAATCATTGAATAAAAAAGTTGTTGTAGCAGGATGCATGGCAAAAGCCCTTCCCAAAAAAATTGAATATTTTTCTGACTGCATGGTGCTTCCAAGGGAGGCCCAAAACTCTGGAAACATCCTATTTAAGAAATTTATCGAAAACAAAGAAAAAACAAATTTTGAAAACAATTTAAGTGAAAAACTAAATAAATTAAGTTCTAAAGGTTTAATTTCTCCAATGCCTATTTCAGAAGGATGTCTTGGAAACTGTAGTTATTGTATTGTAAAAAAAGCAAGGGGAACTTTAGAATCATACGACCGCAAATTAATTGTAAAAAAGGCGATGGAATTTATAAATTCCGGTACAAAATGTCTTCTTATAACCGCACAGGATACTGCATGTTATGGATATGATAATAACGATAATCTTTCAAATTTGATAGATGATATTTCGGAAATTCCAGAAAAATTTGCAATGAGAATTGGAATGATGCATGCTAAATTTGCAGAGCCAATTCTTGATGAATTAGTAGAATCTTTTAAATCCGAAAAAGTAGTGAAATTTTTACATCTTCCAATTCAAAGTGGGGATAATCAAGTTTTAAAAGATATGGGTAGAAATTATACTGTAGATGAGTTTATTTCAGTATTAAACGAGTTTAAAAGAAAGATTAAAGATTTAAATTTTACAACCGATGTTATAGTTGGTTTTCCAAGTGAAACTGAAGATGCATTTAATAACACTCTTGAAGTCTTGAAAAAAATAAAACCTGATTTTACCCACGGTGCAAAATATTCTCAAAGAAAGTACACTAAAGCCGCACTTTTAAAACAGGTAGATACAAAAATTAGGAAGGAACGGTCTGAAATATTAAACGAACTTCGACGAGATTTGAGTTATGGGAATAACAAGCGACATATCGGCCAAACTTTTGAAATACTTGTAACAAAAAATAACATGGGAGTTACTGAAAATTCTAAAAACGTGATTTTTAAAGATAATGCAAAAATTGGGGAATTTAGAAAAGTAAAAATATCGGATGCAAATACTTTTGGACTTTTGGGTAAACTATTAGAATAA
- a CDS encoding methyl-accepting chemotaxis protein, giving the protein MAFGTKKIGTKLLLFSIISVIIPIAILGLVSINTITVNMEDQSSNTLDSNIKTAELVIDSRITELKTIAEYASFSRDMRYNLNEKNVQNLEIYAETLKSASNADVVLFTDNNGKTIASSSGSNIFLDATVLKVSKSASKSGFEIIPNEEASKFSDSTISGVNKALTITVAYPVYDGSGTIGNVVFVDVINNDHFIVDLVKKTTGDESTIFLDKYRISTSVVSNGQRAVGTTASDGVYNEVVRQGNDYSGTAVVVGQNFLTRYESLKDSNGNTIGMLFVGTPEAPFVSLVNSARLNTIVIAIIGLLIAIGISLVSSKSITKPIKKLEEGTEKFGNGDYDHVIDVKSGDELEDLANSFNKMAENIKELYNTLDMDKVKLAGTLKEISNVMGKLSEGDFSVRADENKEQNGLQKTINHAIKNVSIMVNSLKSEIQRLNSELGEVNDGLKRAKETSEQVTDAANQVATAAADQSAKLQDIADELEKTAGAAEKVYEDAEKSVNSSIEVKENSDIGVKKVENAISTMQEITNVIENLGKAIQELGDESKKINEVTTLIKDVAEQTGLLALNASIEAARAGEAGKGFAVVASEIKSLAEEIKKSVNDINRTIKGINSKIDTTIDLGLSGKDEVDKGVIAIDEVNSAFLKIKESVELSSKMITQIKENAKDASNSTQSALKNVQDIASISEEFAATAEELTASSEEQNSVVEEIGNSAEKMMNISKNLSKDAEKFKIE; this is encoded by the coding sequence ATGGCATTCGGTACAAAAAAAATTGGAACCAAACTTTTATTATTTTCAATAATAAGTGTTATAATCCCAATTGCAATACTTGGACTTGTTTCAATCAACACAATAACTGTAAACATGGAAGATCAGTCCAGTAACACATTGGATTCAAACATAAAAACCGCTGAATTAGTAATTGATTCAAGAATTACAGAATTAAAAACTATCGCAGAATATGCATCTTTTAGTCGCGATATGAGATATAACCTCAACGAAAAAAATGTACAAAATCTTGAAATTTACGCAGAAACACTAAAAAGTGCATCAAATGCAGATGTGGTGTTATTTACAGATAATAATGGTAAAACAATTGCATCTTCATCTGGAAGCAATATATTTTTAGATGCTACTGTTTTAAAAGTTTCAAAATCTGCTTCAAAATCTGGTTTTGAAATTATACCAAATGAAGAGGCTTCAAAATTTAGTGACTCTACAATTAGTGGTGTAAATAAAGCACTTACAATTACTGTTGCATATCCAGTATATGATGGTTCAGGAACAATTGGAAATGTAGTTTTTGTAGATGTTATTAATAATGACCATTTCATAGTAGATTTGGTCAAAAAGACAACTGGTGATGAATCAACTATATTTTTAGATAAATACAGAATTTCAACGAGTGTAGTTTCAAACGGCCAAAGGGCAGTTGGAACAACTGCTTCAGACGGAGTATATAACGAAGTTGTAAGGCAAGGTAATGATTATAGTGGAACTGCAGTTGTTGTGGGTCAAAACTTCTTAACTAGATATGAATCACTAAAAGATTCTAATGGAAATACTATTGGAATGCTCTTTGTTGGAACTCCTGAAGCACCTTTTGTATCGTTAGTCAACAGTGCAAGACTTAATACAATAGTAATTGCAATTATAGGTCTTTTAATTGCAATTGGAATTTCTTTAGTATCCTCAAAAAGTATAACAAAGCCAATTAAAAAGCTTGAAGAAGGTACAGAAAAATTCGGAAATGGGGATTATGATCACGTAATAGATGTTAAAAGTGGCGATGAATTAGAGGATTTAGCAAATTCATTTAATAAAATGGCCGAAAATATCAAAGAATTATATAATACTCTTGATATGGATAAGGTAAAACTTGCAGGAACCTTAAAAGAAATATCCAATGTAATGGGAAAACTTTCTGAAGGGGACTTTTCAGTAAGGGCCGATGAAAATAAAGAACAAAATGGCCTTCAAAAGACAATAAACCATGCAATAAAGAATGTTTCAATAATGGTAAATAGTTTAAAATCGGAAATACAAAGATTAAATAGTGAACTTGGCGAAGTAAACGATGGATTAAAACGCGCTAAAGAAACATCTGAACAGGTAACTGATGCTGCAAATCAGGTTGCAACTGCTGCTGCAGACCAATCTGCAAAATTACAGGATATTGCAGATGAACTTGAAAAAACTGCAGGTGCTGCAGAAAAAGTATATGAAGATGCTGAAAAAAGCGTTAATTCATCGATTGAAGTAAAAGAAAACTCCGATATAGGGGTTAAAAAAGTAGAAAATGCAATTTCAACAATGCAAGAAATCACAAATGTAATTGAAAATTTAGGAAAAGCAATACAAGAACTTGGGGATGAATCTAAAAAAATCAACGAAGTTACAACATTGATTAAGGACGTTGCAGAACAAACTGGACTTTTAGCACTAAATGCTTCAATTGAAGCAGCAAGGGCGGGAGAAGCTGGAAAAGGTTTCGCAGTTGTTGCAAGTGAAATTAAGTCGTTAGCAGAAGAAATTAAAAAGTCTGTAAATGATATTAATAGGACAATTAAAGGGATTAACAGTAAAATCGACACAACAATCGATTTAGGGCTTTCTGGAAAAGATGAAGTTGATAAAGGAGTTATTGCAATAGATGAAGTAAATAGTGCATTCTTAAAAATAAAAGAAAGTGTTGAATTATCATCAAAAATGATAACTCAAATTAAAGAAAATGCAAAAGATGCATCAAACAGCACACAGTCTGCACTGAAAAATGTTCAAGATATTGCATCAATTTCAGAAGAATTCGCAGCAACCGCAGAAGAATTAACTGCATCTTCTGAAGAACAAAATAGTGTTGTAGAAGAAATTGGAAATTCTGCTGAAAAGATGATGAATATTTCAAAAAATCTTTCAAAAGACGCTGAAAAATTCAAAATAGAATAA
- a CDS encoding threonine--tRNA ligase encodes MKTLLIHSDYLEFTAKEKTKIAEDAEILNGKMDECLTVFIAVEKEDESDPVAVIKNAVFEIIKTAGNLNVKNIVVYPYAHLSSDLGSPETAKEILKGIEKELSSSFEVLRAPFGWYKSFKISCKGHPLSELSRKIGTERIEKEKKEKVVSKFYIINGENSELTEVNDELLSKLKDKGLLALLKHELDIKEEGKENGEPPHVKYIKEKEICDYEPSSDAGHFRWYPKGKLIRDLLSDYVYNLVVENGGMPVETPVMYDLQNNAIREHADKFGERQYRFRQGNKDLMLRFAACFGQFMMKKDMYLLPKHLPLKLYELSTYSFRYEQRGELVGLKRLRGFTMPDMHTVCIDMNQAMEAFENQFWMGLKTGDDFKTPYSIIFRFTNEFFEENKEWFFKMAKEYKLKYGKDAILEILPGRKHYWVGKVDMAVVDSFGRPIENPTVQIDVESAQRFGITVHDGDKTIHPIILHCSPTGSIERVLCGLLENAYIKTLEDKPPALPTWLTPIQARVIPVSERNEEFALEVVNKLRESGIRTDFDDREDSMGKKIRNAGTDWVNYVVVIGDNEMESKKLTVTLREESSIKQPKKESLTVGELIEKVTSEIKGSPNRPLPLPMKCSVQPIFR; translated from the coding sequence ATGAAAACACTACTTATACATTCTGATTATTTGGAATTTACTGCTAAAGAAAAAACCAAAATTGCAGAGGATGCAGAAATTTTAAACGGAAAAATGGATGAATGTTTAACCGTTTTTATTGCCGTTGAAAAGGAAGACGAGTCTGACCCTGTTGCAGTAATTAAAAATGCAGTTTTTGAAATAATAAAAACTGCTGGAAACTTGAATGTTAAAAACATTGTAGTTTATCCTTATGCGCACCTTTCAAGTGATTTAGGATCCCCAGAAACTGCAAAAGAAATTTTAAAAGGAATTGAAAAGGAACTTTCAAGCTCTTTTGAAGTACTTAGGGCCCCATTTGGATGGTATAAATCATTTAAAATTAGCTGTAAAGGCCATCCATTAAGTGAACTTTCAAGAAAGATCGGTACTGAAAGGATTGAAAAGGAGAAAAAGGAAAAGGTTGTTTCAAAATTTTACATAATAAATGGGGAAAATTCAGAACTTACCGAAGTAAATGATGAATTACTCTCTAAACTAAAAGATAAAGGACTTTTAGCACTTTTAAAACACGAACTCGATATTAAAGAAGAAGGAAAAGAAAATGGGGAACCCCCTCATGTAAAATACATTAAAGAAAAAGAAATTTGTGATTATGAACCTAGTTCTGATGCGGGTCACTTTAGATGGTATCCTAAAGGAAAATTAATAAGAGATTTGCTCTCTGATTACGTTTATAACCTTGTTGTAGAAAATGGCGGAATGCCTGTTGAAACACCTGTTATGTACGACCTTCAAAATAATGCAATTAGGGAACATGCAGATAAATTTGGAGAAAGACAATACCGGTTTAGGCAAGGAAATAAGGACTTAATGTTAAGATTTGCGGCATGTTTTGGACAGTTCATGATGAAAAAAGACATGTACCTTCTTCCAAAACATCTTCCTTTAAAATTGTATGAACTTTCAACATACAGTTTTAGGTACGAACAGAGGGGGGAGTTAGTTGGTCTAAAAAGACTAAGAGGATTTACAATGCCTGACATGCATACGGTATGTATCGACATGAATCAGGCCATGGAAGCATTTGAAAACCAGTTTTGGATGGGATTAAAAACAGGAGATGACTTTAAAACCCCATACTCTATCATATTTAGATTTACAAATGAGTTCTTTGAAGAAAATAAAGAATGGTTCTTCAAAATGGCGAAAGAATATAAACTAAAATACGGAAAAGATGCAATTCTAGAAATTTTACCGGGTAGAAAGCATTATTGGGTCGGAAAAGTTGATATGGCAGTTGTTGATAGTTTCGGTAGGCCAATTGAAAATCCAACCGTTCAAATTGACGTTGAGAGTGCACAAAGATTTGGAATTACGGTTCATGATGGCGACAAAACAATTCACCCAATAATACTACACTGTTCCCCAACAGGAAGTATTGAAAGAGTGTTATGCGGCCTTTTGGAAAATGCGTATATTAAAACTTTAGAAGATAAACCACCTGCACTTCCTACATGGTTAACCCCAATTCAGGCAAGAGTTATTCCAGTTTCCGAAAGAAATGAAGAATTTGCTCTTGAAGTAGTGAATAAATTAAGAGAATCCGGTATCAGGACAGACTTTGACGATAGGGAAGACAGCATGGGTAAAAAAATAAGAAATGCAGGAACAGATTGGGTAAATTACGTCGTTGTAATTGGAGATAATGAAATGGAAAGTAAAAAGTTAACTGTTACATTAAGAGAAGAATCTTCAATAAAACAGCCCAAAAAAGAATCTTTAACTGTTGGAGAACTGATTGAAAAAGTAACTTCTGAAATTAAAGGATCACCCAATAGGCCACTTCCACTTCCAATGAAGTGTTCAGTACAGCCAATATTTAGATAA
- a CDS encoding bifunctional N(6)-L-threonylcarbamoyladenine synthase/serine/threonine protein kinase, translating into MGNSNELICIGLEGTAEKTGVGVITSNGEVLFNKTVIYTPKIQGIHPREAADHHAETFIKLLNEVSGVIPLDKIDLVSFSQGPGLGPSLRVTATTGRALALSLKKPIIGVNHCVSHVEIGKLKTDALDPLTLYVSGGNTQVLAYTGKKYRVIGETLDIAIGNCLDQFARYCNLSHPGGVFVEQYAKEGKKFLKLPYTVKGMDISFSGLLTASMKKYDSNEKIEDVCYSLQETAFSMLTEITERALSHTNKPEIMLVGGVAANDRLKEMLEIMCNEQNVDFYVPEKQFCGDNGAMIAWLGILQYINGKRMDILDTKTIPHFRTDMVDVNWVVKSTENELDILNKKRQIPRHLIGKGAEADILKGRYLEWESITKERIKKGYRTAELDEMIRTRRTVKEARFLSIIKDFSVNSPHIFDIDIENKKITMEYIHGKLLKDLIEEGNLEFCKSIGELIGKMHEGKIIHNDLTTSNFIVNTDAYMIDFGLGKYSDLIEDKAIDLIVLKKSIMSIHYDKFGEIWDKIIEGYSKYGHSELVLQYIKEVEKRGRYL; encoded by the coding sequence ATGGGCAATTCTAATGAATTAATATGTATCGGGCTTGAAGGGACTGCTGAAAAGACGGGAGTTGGAGTTATTACTTCAAATGGGGAAGTTTTATTTAATAAAACTGTGATATATACGCCTAAAATACAGGGAATTCATCCAAGGGAGGCTGCAGATCACCACGCAGAAACTTTTATTAAATTATTAAATGAAGTTTCAGGAGTAATTCCTCTTGATAAAATTGATTTAGTTTCATTTTCACAAGGTCCCGGTTTAGGGCCAAGTTTGAGGGTTACTGCAACAACAGGCAGGGCATTAGCTCTTTCTCTAAAAAAACCAATAATCGGAGTTAACCACTGCGTTTCACACGTTGAAATAGGTAAACTTAAAACAGATGCATTAGACCCCCTAACACTTTATGTAAGTGGGGGAAACACCCAAGTTTTAGCATATACGGGTAAAAAATATCGTGTAATAGGGGAAACACTCGATATTGCAATAGGTAACTGTCTTGATCAGTTTGCAAGATACTGCAATCTTTCACATCCCGGTGGAGTTTTTGTTGAACAATACGCCAAAGAAGGAAAAAAATTTTTAAAACTTCCTTATACGGTAAAAGGAATGGACATTTCATTTTCAGGCTTATTAACGGCTTCAATGAAAAAATATGATTCAAATGAAAAAATTGAAGATGTATGTTATTCATTACAGGAAACGGCATTTTCAATGCTTACTGAAATTACTGAAAGGGCCCTTTCACACACTAATAAGCCAGAAATAATGCTTGTTGGAGGAGTTGCTGCAAACGACCGTTTGAAAGAAATGTTAGAAATAATGTGCAATGAACAAAATGTTGATTTTTACGTTCCAGAAAAGCAATTTTGTGGAGATAACGGTGCAATGATTGCATGGCTTGGAATACTACAATATATTAATGGAAAAAGAATGGATATTTTGGATACAAAAACAATTCCCCATTTTAGGACCGATATGGTTGACGTAAACTGGGTCGTTAAATCTACTGAAAATGAATTAGATATTCTAAATAAAAAAAGGCAAATACCACGGCATTTGATTGGAAAAGGTGCAGAAGCAGACATTTTAAAAGGAAGATACCTTGAATGGGAATCTATCACTAAAGAAAGGATTAAAAAAGGATACCGCACAGCGGAACTTGATGAAATGATAAGAACGAGAAGAACTGTAAAGGAAGCAAGATTTTTATCAATTATCAAGGATTTTAGTGTAAATTCACCTCATATCTTTGATATTGATATAGAAAACAAAAAAATTACAATGGAATATATTCATGGAAAACTTTTAAAAGACTTAATTGAGGAAGGTAATTTAGAATTTTGTAAAAGTATTGGAGAACTTATTGGAAAAATGCACGAAGGAAAAATTATACATAACGATTTAACTACGTCTAATTTTATAGTTAATACTGATGCATACATGATTGATTTTGGACTTGGAAAGTATTCTGATTTAATTGAAGATAAAGCAATAGATTTGATAGTTTTAAAAAAATCAATAATGAGTATTCATTACGATAAATTTGGGGAAATATGGGATAAAATCATCGAAGGATATTCTAAATACGGCCACTCAGAGCTGGTTTTACAGTATATAAAAGAGGTAGAAAAAAGGGGAAGATATTTATAA
- the hisA gene encoding 1-(5-phosphoribosyl)-5-[(5-phosphoribosylamino)methylideneamino]imidazole-4-carboxamide isomerase: MLIIPAVDMKNKKCVQLIQGNPDKKHVELDNPPEIAKKWVEQGAEMLHLVDLDGAINGKRVNDEFIEEIIKNSGVPVQIGGGIRSVSDALYFIEKGAEKVILGTVAIQNPKIVREISSIVGKEKVTVALDAKDGKVLIKGWTEKTDYSPVQIGKILENMGAGSILFTNVDSEGLLEGINVLPTKELVDNLNIPIIASGGVTTVEDLLKFKEIGVYAVVVGSALYKDMINLKDAILASK, from the coding sequence ATGCTTATAATTCCCGCAGTTGATATGAAAAATAAAAAGTGCGTGCAACTTATACAGGGAAATCCTGATAAAAAACACGTGGAACTTGATAATCCTCCTGAAATTGCAAAAAAATGGGTTGAACAAGGTGCTGAAATGCTTCATCTTGTTGACCTCGATGGTGCAATAAATGGAAAGCGTGTAAACGACGAATTTATTGAAGAAATAATCAAAAATTCAGGAGTTCCCGTTCAAATTGGTGGGGGGATAAGGAGCGTTTCAGATGCACTTTATTTTATTGAAAAGGGTGCAGAAAAAGTGATACTTGGAACAGTTGCAATTCAAAATCCTAAAATCGTTCGTGAAATCTCCAGTATTGTGGGAAAGGAAAAAGTAACAGTTGCACTCGATGCAAAAGACGGTAAAGTATTAATAAAAGGTTGGACTGAAAAAACGGACTATAGTCCAGTTCAAATTGGAAAAATACTTGAAAATATGGGTGCAGGAAGTATTTTATTTACAAATGTAGATAGTGAAGGACTACTTGAAGGTATTAATGTTTTACCAACAAAAGAACTTGTTGATAATCTAAACATTCCAATAATTGCCTCAGGCGGAGTTACAACCGTTGAAGACCTCTTAAAATTTAAAGAAATCGGAGTTTATGCAGTTGTAGTTGGTTCAGCACTTTATAAAGATATGATAAACTTAAAAGATGCAATTTTAGCATCGAAATAG
- a CDS encoding carbohydrate kinase family protein codes for MEKSGKITTVGHIALDYIFNVPKFPELNTSIQIPTAKKYYGGAACNVAAEVSNLGILSEIISCVGTDFEISGYNDYLKNLGVLTKNVFISNEEETPKAWIFTDPENNQITYFLWGAAKHYPEISVPNFDSDIVHLATGDPKYNVKCAEKASSKGILVSFDPGQDLTLYSKEDLEKIIKNVDFLFMNNHEHKRILDLLNISEKDLIRRVKVLIVTYGKQGSIIYSKDTKIKIPAILTVSKDPTGAGDSYRAGFLAAYLKGHDLEKCGLFGSCVASFVVEKVGCQTNMPSWNQVIDRLKENNFE; via the coding sequence ATGGAAAAATCTGGTAAAATAACAACGGTGGGCCACATTGCACTTGACTATATCTTTAACGTTCCTAAATTTCCTGAATTAAATACTTCAATACAAATTCCAACCGCCAAAAAATACTACGGCGGAGCTGCATGTAATGTTGCAGCGGAAGTTTCAAATCTTGGAATACTTTCTGAAATAATTTCATGTGTTGGAACTGACTTTGAGATATCGGGCTATAATGATTATCTAAAAAATTTAGGCGTTTTAACCAAAAATGTTTTCATTTCTAACGAAGAAGAAACTCCAAAAGCGTGGATTTTCACTGATCCAGAAAATAATCAGATAACTTACTTTTTATGGGGGGCTGCAAAACACTATCCTGAAATTTCTGTTCCAAATTTTGATTCAGACATTGTTCACCTTGCAACTGGGGATCCAAAATATAATGTAAAATGTGCAGAAAAAGCGAGTTCAAAAGGAATACTTGTTTCCTTTGACCCCGGACAGGATTTAACTCTTTATTCCAAGGAAGACTTGGAAAAAATAATCAAAAATGTTGATTTTTTGTTTATGAATAACCACGAACATAAAAGAATACTTGATTTATTGAATATCTCTGAAAAGGATCTTATTAGGCGTGTAAAGGTTTTAATTGTTACCTACGGAAAACAGGGTAGTATTATTTATTCAAAAGATACTAAGATAAAAATTCCTGCAATTTTAACTGTGTCAAAAGACCCTACCGGAGCAGGTGATAGCTATAGGGCAGGATTTTTAGCAGCATATTTAAAAGGCCATGATTTAGAAAAATGTGGGCTTTTTGGCTCATGTGTGGCCTCATTTGTAGTTGAAAAAGTGGGGTGCCAAACAAACATGCCTTCGTGGAATCAAGTAATTGATAGACTAAAAGAAAATAATTTCGAATAA